The following proteins are co-located in the Deinococcus betulae genome:
- a CDS encoding lipocalin family protein, with amino-acid sequence MKRLLLLLTAALLGACTPVQLAVDPAARPSPADYGPHNFPMEWWYVSAYLPSEALALHWAQFRVRDTRLPVPLMISHVAVTDLKSGSLSFLEQPAGGGEASFPPLRLSQQGWTFQQQGTSSTAPFELKAGPLDLTLTPLKGPVIHPPGYSGGPEVGALYYQSVTWLALSGTVNGRPVQGQAWLDHQWGNQIPGQTALWDWFSVHLEGGDDLMVYRVRRPDGEVAQLIGSVVDPSGQVRAVTGLRATPGATWTSLAGHTYALGWHLQADDFDLTVRALRREQELRSRSNRIDYWEGPIEVQGTWASQPTRGTGMMELVGGPQRSSGGAALQMERGRVKGT; translated from the coding sequence ATGAAACGTCTGCTGCTCCTCCTGACCGCCGCGCTGCTGGGCGCCTGCACCCCGGTGCAACTGGCGGTTGACCCCGCCGCGCGGCCCAGCCCTGCGGACTACGGCCCGCACAACTTTCCGATGGAATGGTGGTATGTCAGCGCTTACCTGCCGTCCGAGGCGCTGGCGCTGCACTGGGCGCAGTTCCGGGTGCGGGACACGCGGCTGCCAGTCCCGCTGATGATTTCGCATGTGGCGGTGACGGACCTGAAGAGCGGCAGCCTGAGCTTTTTGGAACAGCCAGCAGGGGGCGGCGAGGCCAGCTTTCCCCCGCTGCGCCTGAGTCAGCAGGGCTGGACCTTCCAGCAGCAGGGCACCTCTTCCACCGCGCCCTTCGAGCTCAAGGCGGGGCCGCTGGACCTCACCCTGACGCCGCTGAAGGGGCCAGTCATTCATCCGCCCGGCTACAGCGGCGGGCCAGAGGTGGGGGCGCTGTACTACCAGAGCGTCACGTGGCTGGCGCTGAGCGGCACGGTCAACGGGCGCCCCGTGCAGGGACAGGCCTGGCTGGACCACCAGTGGGGCAATCAGATTCCGGGGCAGACGGCGCTGTGGGACTGGTTCAGCGTTCATCTGGAGGGCGGCGACGACCTGATGGTCTACCGGGTGCGCAGGCCAGACGGTGAGGTGGCGCAGCTGATCGGCAGTGTGGTGGACCCCAGCGGTCAGGTGCGGGCGGTGACCGGCCTGCGGGCCACACCTGGCGCGACCTGGACCAGCCTGGCGGGTCACACCTACGCCCTGGGCTGGCACTTGCAAGCCGACGACTTTGACCTGACGGTGCGCGCCCTGCGCCGGGAGCAGGAACTGCGCAGCCGCAGCAACCGCATTGACTACTGGGAAGGCCCCATAGAGGTGCAGGGCACCTGGGCCAGCCAGCCCACGCGCGGCACCGGGATGATGGAACTGGTGGGCGGGCCCCAGCGTTCATCTGGCGGCGCCGCTTTACAGATGGAACGGGGCCGAGTCAAGGGCACTTGA